One segment of Podospora pseudopauciseta strain CBS 411.78 chromosome 5 map unlocalized CBS411.78m_5.2, whole genome shotgun sequence DNA contains the following:
- a CDS encoding uncharacterized protein (COG:E; EggNog:ENOG503NZ26) gives MLIDAAAELVEGLARGHHPTYGVGSMTCSIYDTAWISMITKVVGDQTEWLFPSSLTLILDQQHENGGWIGHGTETDVILNTAAAILALCKHRGESNTTDLNDRISRATQFLDRELKAFWLDASTTLPVGFEMLLPKLLQLLAKEGINLEFPARAMLEKIRAMKMARVRLDKLYEGHKSTLLHSLEAFIGDVDFDRLSQHKQMGSMMASPASTAAYLMNCSTWDDEAEAYLQHVVLYGAGHGSGGVPSAFPSTYFEYTWVVATLLENGFTREDLGTESLEMIGQTLEGAFEAGSGFIGFAEGMELDADDTAKGITTLNLIGSPTPASKLVTLVDRKAKEAHFRTYAGERDASITTNCNCLTSLCASPDASQHVDVIEMAMRYLCNKWNTEPVGIRDKWHLSSLYPMMLMTQGLMSGLDSWGRGVLPNLPTEVAVDAVIVAHQIMGHLLRFQRDDGSWDGERECTAYAVIAITRIASLPTVKPILSHIYSALERAKGFLRQYLNCDLEPEHLWIEKVTYGSRNLSQAFLLAAMKCTILPAPPRLQELVPPNLEATLKSAKLFRQLPMFSEVSTSRIDISLIESSLFVSRLRERCLEIFPGRTATKEKHLAYIPFTWVAGNELHGRPLGSHILLEMMVISALAYQVDEFIETSVSQLPPEAITRLHSELDTLFHLPATPPTTTPSLFSSIPILGNLFTPPPTPLLVTIKQTLSHFLTTISALPYVQTAPPILQSNLRLQLKAYLSAHLTQLEYNHALSLQPNKNTLVSPPSPLYDWLHTTSGTHTAGPLAISLFQCLLSPFFTPTPKVQHLFNSISRHLSAICRIYNDLGSLDRDREENNVNAVNFPEFEGVVDIKEQMMGIAGVERKMLDLALKELEKELGGTKGGKVMKGLGVFVSSADVYGEMYVVRDMTPRVK, from the exons ATGCTTATCGACGCGGCAGCAGAGCTCGTTGAGGGTCTCGCCCGAGGCCATCACCCCACCTATGGCGTTGGGTCCATGACCTGTTCCATCTATGACACAGCATGGATCTCTATGATCACCAAGGTCGTCGGCGACCAGACAGAGTGGCTATTTCCATCCAGTCTCACCCTGATTCTCGACCAGCAGCACGAAAATGGCGGGTGGATTGGTCACGGCACTGAGACAGATGTCATCCTCAACACGGCAGCGGCCATTCTTGCCCTTTGCAAGCATCGGGGAGAGTCCAACACTACTGACCTCAATGATCGGATCTCACGGGCAACCCAATTCTTGGACAGGGAGCTGAAAGCCTTTTGGCTTGACGCTTCAACCACTTTGCCTGTGGGATTCGAGATGCTACTCCCGAAgctgctccagcttctcgcCAAGGAGGGAATCAACCTGGAGTTCCCAGCACGCGCCATGTTGGAAAAGATTCGGGCCATGAAGATGGCACGAGTCAGGCTTGACAAGCTATACGAAGGGCACAAATCAACACTCCTACACTCGCTTGAGGCCTTTATTGGAGATGTCGACTTTGACCGTCTCAGTCAGCACAAGCAGATGGGTAGCATGATGGCCTCGCCTGCGTCTACCGCAGCATACCTCATGAACTGTTCGACATGGGATGACGAAGCTGAGGCCTATCTTCAACATGTTGTTCTCTACGGTGCTGGGcatggcagtggtggtgttcCAAGCGCTTTCCCTTCGACATATTTCGAATACACTTGGGTCGTGGCCACTCTGTTGGAAAACGGCTTCACTCGGGAGGACCTGGGGACCGAGAGTCTGGAAATGATTGGCCAGACTCTTGAAGGGGCGTTTGAGGCAGGATCTGGGTTCATTGGATTCG CTGAGGGGATGGAGCTGGATGCAGACGATACGGCCAAGGGTATCACCACTTTGAACCTAATAGgatccccaaccccagcgtCCAAATTGGTCACCCTAGTTGACAGGAAAGCCAAGGAAGCTCACTTCAGGACATATGCCGGTGAGAGAGAcgccagcatcaccactAACTGCAACTGCTTGACCTCATTGTGTGCAAGCCCCGATGCCAGTCAGCATGTTGATGTTATTGAGATGGCAATGCGATACCTCTGCAACAAGTGGAATACCGAACCTGTTGGCATAAGAGACAAATGG CATCTATCTTCGCTGTATCCAATGATGCTCATGACACAAGGACTCATGAGCGGGTTAGACAGCTGGGGACGAGGGGTTCTACCCAACCTACCAACAgaggttgctgttgatgccGTTATCGTCGCCCACCAGATTATGGGCCATCTTCTGCGGTTTCAACGAGACGATGGTTCTTGGGATGGAGAACGCGAATGCACAGCCTACGCCGTCATCGCCATTACTCGCATTGCTTCACTTCCCACCGTCAAGCCGATTCTTTCCCACATATATTCAGCCCTCGAACGTGCGAAGGGTTTCCTTAGACAATATCTCAACTGCGACCTCGAGCCCGAGCATCTTTGGATCGAAAAGGTGACATACGGGTCGCGCAACCTGTCTCAAGCATTTCTCCTCGCTGCCATGAAGTGCACAATTCTGCCCGCTCCGCCCCGTCTGCAAGAGCTCGTTCCTCCCAACCTCGAAGCAACACTCAAGTCAGCCAAATTGTTCCGGCAGTTGCCCATGTTTTCCGAGGTCTCCACCTCCAGGATTGATATCTCCCTCATCGAAAGCTCTCTTTTCGTCTCTCGCCTACGCGAGCGTTGTCTGGAGATATTCCCCGGTCGAACAGCCACCAAAGAGAAGCACCTCGCCTACATCCCCTTCACCTGGGTAGCAGGCAACGAGCTCCACGGCCGGCCCCTCGGCTCCCACATCCTTCTCGAGATGATGGTCATCTCAGCCCTAGCCTACCAAGTAGACGAGTTCATCGAGACCTCTGTCTCCCAGCTCCCACCCGAAGCCATCACCAGACTCCATTCAGAGCTCGACactcttttccatctcccggctacaccacccaccaccaccccatccctcTTCAGCTCCATCCCCATTTTGGGCAACCTAttcacccctccaccaacccccctcctcgtcaccatcaagcagaccctctcccacttcctcaccaccatctccgccCTCCCTTATGTCCAGACCGCCCCACCCATCCTCCAGTCTaacctccgcctccagctGAAAGCCTACCTCTCCGCCCACCTAACCCAATTGGAATACAAccacgccctctccctccaaccAAACAAAAACACCCTTGtatcacccccctcccctctctaCGACTGGCTCCATACCACCTCAGGCACCCACACCGCCGGCCCCCTCGCCATATCCCTCTTCCAATGCCTCCTCTCTCCTTTTTTCACTCCCACACCGAAAGTCCAGCACTTGTTTAATTCCATCTCCCGGCATTTATCCGCCATCTGCAGGATCTACAACGACCTGGGCAGCCTGGACAGAGACAGGGAGGAGAACAACGTCAACGCGGTCAACTTCCCCGAGTTTGAGGGCGTGGTCGATATAAAAGAGCAAATGATGGGGATCGCCGGGGTTGAAAGGAAAATGTTGGATCTGGCACTCAAagagctggaaaaggagcTGGGGGGGAcaaagggggggaaggtgatgaaggggttgggggtttttGTGAGCAGTGCTGACGTTTACGGGGAGATGTATGTGGTTAGGGATATGACACCCAGGGTTAAGTAG
- a CDS encoding uncharacterized protein (COG:Q; EggNog:ENOG503NWV6), which produces MALLVDLLDHAPSGSGRAIVGLVALVFVLNILFWNTKYCTVSGSPVAGRKWWFEPLILTRYRFLLNGWSVTRAGWDQYGDRIFTIARPDSNVTVLPPRYLDELQNLPDTKLNGIEALAADMGDEYSGISILTGTHLTFNVIRNKLTPKMPAIITPLMEELEDALKIELPDSKEWVAVDLGNVFTRFVSRLTTRVWVGKELSRNDGWHTDNIRTVENIFMTAIVLRFVPPALHPIVGALLPTRGRIREGIKKVQSYLVPLIEERRRRQAELGTVPEEEEDVLQWLMDGASEEESSAENLTERYVYSVIGSLYTVSGALTDCLLDLAEHPEHVEPLRQELRQVMAESGGKWERGTAAKLVKMDSFMKESLRTNAPSPFSQKRIVKEELTLSDGLKLPAGAYVCMIDQSAIGRGPDKFDGFRYAGMRQDPGFMTKYQYTSTDRDHLTFGHGRLACPGRFVASLEMKMVLAAMLERYEVSFHPSGKGGVRPQKIQLLELAFHNPASRVYLRQRHQTKE; this is translated from the exons atggcctTGCTTGTTGACTTGCTGGATCACGCGCCATCTGGGAGTGGACGAGCCATTGTTGGCTTGGTCGCCCTTGTTTTCGTTTTGAACATATTATTCTGGAACACCAAGTACTGCACTGTGTCTGGTTCGCCAGTCGCTGGTCGAAAGTGGTGGTTTGAACCCCTGATTCTTACAAGATATCGTTTTCTTCTCAACGGCTGGTCGGTCACCCGGGCAGGATGGGATCAG TATGGCGATCGCATCTTCACGATTGCCCGTCCTGATTCCAACGTCACGGTGCTCCCACCGCGGTACCTGGATGAACTTCAGAATCTGCCGGATACCAAGCTCAATGGTATTGAAGCGCTCGCTGCG GACATGGGTGACGAGTACAGCGGAATCTCAATCCTCACGGGCACTCATTTGACCTTCAATGTTATTCGCAACAAGTTGACCCCCAAAATGCCCGCTATCATCACTCCGCTCatggaagagctggaggatgCCTTGAAGATAGAGCTACCGGACTCCAAAGAGTGGGTGGCCGTTGATCTCGGCAACGTCTTCACCCGTTTCGTGTCAAGATTGACGACACGTGTGTGGGTGGGCAAAGAGCTCAGCCGCAACGATGGCTGGCACACCGACAATATCCGGACGGTTGAGAATATCTTCATGACGGCGATAGTGCTCAGGTTTGTGCCGCCAGCTTTGCACCCAATCGTGGGGGCGCTTCTGCCCACGCGCGGACGCATTCGCGAAGGCATCAAAAAGGTGCAGTCATACCTTGTGCCGCTCATCGAGGAGAGGCGGCGTCGTCAGGCGGAACTTGGGACGGtgcctgaggaggaggaggatgttctCCAGTGGCTGATGGACGGCGCAAGCGAGGAGGAGTCATCTGCCGAGAACCTGACCGAGCGTTACGTGTACTCGGTGATTGGGTCCCTGTACACGGTTTCGGGTGCCCTGACTGACTGCCTGCTGGACCTGGCCGAGCATCCCGAGCATGTCGAGCCGTTACGCCAAGAGCTCAGGCAGGTGATGGCAGAGAGCGGCGGGAAGTGGGAAAGGGGCACAGCAGCCAAACTGGTAAAGATGGACAGCTTCATGAAGGAGTCACTGCGGACGAACGCGCCGAGTCCCTTCAGCCAGAAACGGATcgtcaaggaggagcttACGCTGTCGGACGGGTTGAAGCTGCCGGCTGGGGCGTACGTGTGCATGATCGATCAATCGGCGATCGGGAGGGGGCCGGACAAGTTCGATGGGTTCCGGTACGCAGGGATGCGCCAGGACCCCGGGTTCATGACCAAGTACCAGTACACTTCGACGGACCGCGACCATTTGACATTTGGGCACGGCAGACTGGCCTGTCCCGGACGGTTCGTGGCGTCCCTGGAGATGAAAATGGTGCTTGCGGCTATGCTGGAACGGTACGAAGTAAGCTTTCATCCgagtggaaaggggggtgtcAGACCTCAAAAGATacagctgctggagctggcgTTCCATAATCCGGCCAGTCGTGTCTACCTGCGGCAGAGACATCAAACAAAAGAGTAG
- a CDS encoding uncharacterized protein (CAZy:AA3; COG:E; EggNog:ENOG503NWDN) translates to MDSEHDFIIVGGGTSGLVVAARLTEDPNTSVLVVEAGTEHTNDPRIRTPAFWLSVLGSPDFDWAYKTVPQKGLDGKVIPLSQGKLIGGSSAINGLAFVANSKAAVDAWGAFGNPGWDWETLGPYYKRFHTLAHPSDAAGKHLRLSYVDESVRGCDGPIKASFPEESKDPLPNAWVDTIGALGFPASGDPFSGKFSGGYVNALSVDPESRTRSDAATAYFEPAKSRPNLHVVTSALAEKILFDTAGASPKAVGVQIQKDGKTVTLAAKKEVILAAGVFGSPKLLELSGVGNRELLEKLNIPVVVDNPNVGENLQDHPVSSVSFEVEEGVKTIDALTRQDPEAVGAAMQEYMTNKSGPFAVGNFTGSLLPVADFVGPDGKSTLDQVIKQITASNPSPSSGDFTPHHTEFVHSVLANRAEGAGNLFMYAACANVNPDSVGADIIVKDASPANFVTICAALCYPLSRGSAHITSSNAADLSVIDPRYLEHPLDLEVQARLLRYAETIVRTEPLSKFIKRGGRRNAGAPADLGDLDVAKQYSKLSALSCWHPTSTCAMLPRERGGVVDARLHVHGVEGLRIVDSSIIPLATRGNTQTTVYAVAERAADLIKKEYGIGN, encoded by the exons ATGGACTCTGAGCACGATTTCATCattgtcggcggcggcacgTCTGGGCTGGTGGTTGCGGCCCGGCTCACAGAGGATCCAAACACTTCGGTTCTTGTCGTTGAAGCTGGCACCGAGCACACCAACGACCCACGCATCCGGACACCGGCCTTTTGGCTTTCTGTTTTGGGATCACCTGACTTTGACTGGGCTTACAAGACCGTCCCCCAG AAAGGACTTGATGGCAAAGTCATCCCCCTGTCGCAGGGCAAGCTCATCGGTGGCTCAAGTGCTATCAACGGCCTGGCGTTTGTGGCCAACTCCAAAGCTGCCGTTGATGCCTGGGGTGCTTTCGGCAACCCGGGCTGGGACTGGGAGACTTTGGGCCCCTACTACAAGAGGTTCCACACTTTAGCACACCCATCCGACGCTGCTGGCAAACACCTCCGTCTTTCCTATGTCGATGAAAGCGTCCGTGGCTGCGACGGCCCCATCAAGGCATCCTTCCCCGAAGAATCCAAAGATCCTCTTCCAAACGCCTGGGTCGACACCATCGGGGCCCTGGGCTTCCCAGCCTCTGGAGATCCCTTCAGTGGGAAATTCTCTGGCGGCTATGTCAACGCCTTGAGCGTTGACCCCGAGTCACGCACACGCAGTGATGCGGCGACGGCCTATTTCGAGCCTGCCAAATCCCGTCCCAACCTCCATGTTGTGACCAGTGCCCTCGCAGAAAAGATTTTGTTCGACACTGCTGGCGCGAGTCCGAAGGCCGTTGGGGTCCAAATCCAAAAGGACGGCAAGACTGTCACTCTcgccgccaagaaggaggtcatcctcgccgccggAGTCTTTGGGTCGCCAAAGCTTCTGGAACTGTCGGGCGTTGGTAACAGAGAGCTTCTTGAGAAGCTAAACATTCCGGTGGTTGTGGATAACCCCAATGTGGGTGAGAATCTGCAAGATCACCCCGTTTCCAGCGTGAGctttgaggttgaggagggcgTCAAGACCATCGATGCTTTGACCCGACAGGATCCCGAAGCCGTCGGTGCCGCGATGCAAGAATACATGACCAACAAGTCAGGCCCCTTTGCTGTGGGCAACTTCACGGGGTCACTTCTACCCGTGGCCGACTTTGTCGGGCCTGATGGAAAGTCTACCCTTGACCAGGTCATCAAGCAGATAACAGCTTCGAACCCCAGCCCGTCATCTGGCGATTTTACGCCTCATCACACCGAGTTTGTGCACTCGGTCCTGGCAAACCGAGCAGAAGGTGCGGGAAACCTATTCATGTATGCGGCCTGCGCCAATGTCAATCCTGACAGCGTGGGCGCCGACATTATTGTAAAGGATGCGTCCCCGGCCAACTTTGTTACAATCTGTGCGGCGCTGTGCTACCCGCTTTCACGTGGCAGCGCCCACATCACGTCTTCCAACGCCGCAGACCTGTCGGTCATTGACCCCAGATATCTGGAGCACCCTCTGGATCTGGAAGTCCAGGCCCGTCTTCTGCGGTACGCAGAGACCATTGTGCGCACCGAGCCCCTGAGCAAGTTCATCAAGCGAGGCGGACGCCGGAACGCGGGGGCTCCCGCTGACCTCGGCGATCTGGATGTGGCAAAGCAATACTCCAAGTTGTCGGCGCTCAGCTGCTGGCATCCCACGAGCACCTGTGCCATGCTTCCCCGTGAGCGGGGAGGTGTTGTGGATGCTCGGCTGCATGTTCACGGCGTCGAGGGCCTTCGCATTGTCGATTCCAGTATCATTCCTCTGGCCACGCGTGGCAACACCCAGACGACAGTGTATGCGGTTGCAGAGAGAGCTGCTGACCTTATCAAGAAGGAATACGGCATTGGAAACTGA
- a CDS encoding uncharacterized protein (EggNog:ENOG503P4Y0), with product MDGPDGMPMDLNLIPAMAPPEGQVPNFENPSVNQAPAYIAVAAVFMALTVFFAGVRFWARFFVQRAPWWDDLFIFLALLCQGAYIGLAIWLSLHGVGRHMWDVSVASVMKLIEPGRAIGDVTEPAIGFTKLGLLLFYYKLFAVNDLTRIGSLVGMAVVVPLYTTLFFVFVFMDEASAWKANKAMAVFNIVTDFYLLVLPLTAVVWLRMERRKKIGLIVIFSSGFLACILSIVGAVYRFRAADDPDFTWVLSNVYLVNTIECCVGIICACVPFLPALAKKSPITADWMISLKSLRDRILSAGSRGSRGNRSHPSANDYAYYGNSKDRNASGEIDPELGGTASLRPPTGKSSSKNTTQEVGLDTIDVIDSMPGLYGDERSKERKVRGEMFRMDPTLQTQTETRVGSDGESGEGVKGGIEVKKGYAVTEGR from the exons ATGGACGGACCAGACGGGATGCCGATGGATCTTAACCTCATACCTGCGATGGCGCCGCCGGAGGGTCAGGTGCCCAACTTTGAGAACCCGTCGGTGAACCAGGCGCCTGCGTACATCGCCGTCGCGGCCGTGTTCATGGCGCTGACGGTGTTTTTTGCCGGTGTGAGGTTCTGGGCGCGGTTTTTTGTGCAGAGGGCGCCGTGGTGGGATGATT TGTTTATCTTTTTGGCGTTG TTGTGTCAAGGTGCCTATATTGGGTTGGCTATCTGGC TCTCCCTCCACGGCGTGGGCAGACACATGTGGGATGTCTCCGTCGCGAGCGTCATGAAGCTCATCGAGCCTGGTCGAGCCATTGGCGATGTCACCGAGCCCGCCATCGGTTTCACCAAGCTTGGTCTCTTGCTCTTCTACTACAAGCTCTTCGCCGTGAATGACCTCACCAGAATCGGCTCGCTCGTGGGCATGGCTGTCGTCGTGCCACTGTACACGAcgctcttcttcgtctttgtCTTCATGGATGAGGCCTCGGCGTGGAAGGCGAACAAGGCCATGGCCGTGTTCAACATCGTCACCGATTTCTACCTTCTCGTGTTGCCTCTCACTGCCGTGGTGTGGCTTCGCATGGAGCGCAGAAAGAAGATTGGTCTCATTGTTATTTTCTCCAGTGGTTTCCT tgcCTGCATCCTCAGCATCGTCGGCGCAGTCTACCGCTTCCGCGCCGCCGACGACCCCGACTTCACCTGGGTCCTCTCCAACGTCTACCTAGTCAA CACAATCGAATGCTGCGTCGGCATAATCTGCGCCTGCGTCCCCTTCCTGcccgccctcgccaaaaaGTCCCCCATCACGGCCGACTGGATGATCTCGCTCAAATCCCTCCGCGACCGCATCCTTTCGGCCGGCTCCCGCGGCTCCCGAGGCAACCGCTCCCACCCCTCAGCCAACGACTACGCTTACTACGGCAACTCCAAGGACCGCAACGCAAGCGGGGAGATCGACCCTGAGCTTGGCGGTACTGCTTCCCTCCGACCGCCCACGggcaagagcagcagcaagaacaCCACGCAGGAGGTGGGGTTGGACACGATTGACGTGATTGATTCCATGCCGGGGCTGTACGGGGATGAGAGGAgcaaggagaggaaggtgagaGGGGAGATGTTTAGG